The sequence below is a genomic window from Candidatus Poribacteria bacterium.
CCGTGGCAAGGAAAACTTGTCGAGGCACTATCACGCAAATAGAGACTCACGGTGTTCTTAGATCCATTGTCCCAAAGAAGATACCACGGCACTGCCTGCGATGTATCCTCATAGTTTTTACCGACGAGTGAGCCGCCAACCTTGCTGCCTTTGTAATAGAGGGTAATCGTGAACGAGACACCCGCCTTAAACGCGACAGCGTCTGAGTGCGGAACTTCCACCCAATTGCTGGCACCATCAAATTCGAGGGCTTTCCCGAATTTCCCGTCTACCCATTTTGCGCCATGAATCTCGCCATCGTTTCCGTGTTCTGACGAATCAATGGCGACACCACCTTTCCCTTCGTCAAAAAGCCACATTCCCCTGATATTCTTTGGGTCAATATCAGCGAAACCGGGTAGTGCTGTGAGTAAAAAGACCGCCATAAAACTCGCAAGACTTATTCGTACATTTTTAAATAAAAACATTAAGGTTCCTCCTCAAAATCGCTGTCAGCTCACAATAACAGATAAGCAATTTCTATGCCATTCCATTTTCTATCTCAAGCGTGAAATTTCGCACGAAATGGGGCAATTTCTTGCTTCAGCATGCACAAAAAGGGGCAATCGTGAATGGCTGAAATATCAAATACACGCGCTAATCCTTATAGTATACCATTCATAGTAGGATTATGTCAAATTGAACGGGTAGTCGGTTTACATAACCAGCGTATAGACTGGGTTGAACGGAACATTAAAAATCACATGCATTTGTCAAAAAACTTCCTAATTCTCAAGATGATTGCGTATGGAAAAACTGTAATGTTAGTTGTTCTGCACTATAATTACCTTCAAAATCCCGTTGATTCATGAATAGGGTCATTTAGTTTTCCGTTTTTTTACGCGTTTTGATCCCCCGGTCCGGTAGGTGCGGTTTCTAACCGCACCATAGGTGTCAATTTAGCACTGCCTTAGGTTTAACACGTGATGCCTATGGGGGGCATTGTGTCTCAACCTCTTGAGTTCCGTAGGAACGCTATGTTTATAGAAGAAGGGACCCCACCCTATTCAGCCCTGTAAGGGCGATATGTCTGTAGCGTCGATATATTTATCAAAGTTAGAAGGTGTTTCGGCTTTTTCATATTCTCATTCGCAATTGTATGCTCTTGCACAGTTGATTAAGAATCAAGAATACCCTCATTGAACAAAGAGGTTTGGTGAAGCATATGTTGAACTTCTTTATCTTTTTGGGATTGCTGATGATATGAACTATGTTTTTGAATGCGAAACTGCTGAGTATAGCGTATAAACATATCGCCCTGACAGGGCTAAAATAGACAATGCTACCGCTTTCTATAAACATATTGCCCTTACAGGGCTGGGAATCCTGAGAGAACCGTTTTCTATAAACATCCTGAGTCCGATAGGGAGTTTATGTCTATAGGAGCGTTTTCGATCGAAGTCCCAAGACGTGTAAGGGGTTTTTGCTTGGGTGTTTCTTCAGCATGTTCATCACTGCTAAAGCACTGTAAAATCCCTAAATTGATCCCTATGGTGGGGTTAATGAAGTTTAATTATTTAAATCGGTAATTTCCTAACGATACCCGGTGCGGTTAGAAACCGCACCTACCGGGTCTGGAGAAAATATCAAATTACCGAGATATTTTCTGAAACTTCACCAAACCGCACCGGACCGTAAAAAAAGACGAGAACTTCGATAATTTCTTAAAACTAAATAACCCTAATTCATGAACGCCGTTGATTGACAAAGAACCGCCGTTTTTGATACAATAATCTTTGCTTCGCCACACAACTAAGACTCCAAGGAGACAGACGGACGAAAAACACGAATTACGCCCTCCATTCCACTATTAAACGCTTCCGATGTCTGCTGTTAATGCTAATTTTGCTGCTGAATGGATCGGTTCAGGCGGCGTTCGAGAATATCGAACTCATGGCGGGACCCGCGGGGATGGGCAGCGCGTACTCGGCAGCAACACAGGATACCAGCGCACTGATATGGAACCCCGCAGGTTTGGCACGATTACGGACTCCCGAAATCGGTGTCAGTTACCTCGATCT
It includes:
- a CDS encoding LamG domain-containing protein — encoded protein: MFLFKNVRISLASFMAVFLLTALPGFADIDPKNIRGMWLFDEGKGGVAIDSSEHGNDGEIHGAKWVDGKFGKALEFDGASNWVEVPHSDAVAFKAGVSFTITLYYKGSKVGGSLVGKNYEDTSQAVPWYLLWDNGSKNTVSLYLRDSASTSFPCHGTTIVADEKWHFIAGRADASSGKSSIWVDGKMEAEIDFNEKDGYGTSDGVFHIARHYDRYTEGIIDDVALFDVALEEEDMKELMDNGVETAAAVEPVNKLTTTWGRIKNR